From the genome of Candidatus Methylomirabilota bacterium, one region includes:
- a CDS encoding 6-hydroxymethylpterin diphosphokinase MptE-like protein, which translates to MTTANSSMEGAPPKVQVGQGNPEAAKYGRLWAMPEYRKVAPGETTAQDFLRQARPRRGAHVIDFGCGTGRGALMLALLGGLRVTMVDFVRNCLDPELQEALTTQAHALTFVKADLEQPLPVVAEYGFCSDVMEHIPPDRVDLVLDHILKAAQHVFFSISTVEDSCGALIGESLHLTVQPFAWWLHKLAEHDCVIHWSQRGETWAQFYVSAWSSGRDIVKTGVLNVETEQARANVAENIAQGWQQVHPHPTNDLEVMIVGGGPTLAAFEAEIIQKRAEGVKLVTLNGAYNWALAHGLTPSAQIIVDARPFNARFTKPVVDDCRYLIASQCDPSVLKGLPWERTYLFHAMSSLSEDLLTAQYGQEWHAIPGGSTVLLRAIPLLRMLGYRRFHLYGCDSCLEGDVHHAYAQPENDANLVMPVTTNPGGRIFYCHGWMISQAQELLDLIRMLGDVIELEIHGDGLLAYLLHTGAALEEAVGESEAAHG; encoded by the coding sequence ATGACGACCGCCAACTCCTCGATGGAAGGCGCACCGCCCAAGGTCCAGGTGGGGCAGGGCAATCCGGAAGCGGCGAAGTACGGCCGCCTGTGGGCCATGCCCGAGTATCGCAAAGTCGCGCCGGGGGAGACGACGGCGCAGGATTTTCTCCGCCAGGCGCGGCCGCGGCGCGGCGCCCACGTGATCGATTTCGGCTGCGGCACGGGGCGCGGCGCGCTGATGTTGGCGCTCCTGGGGGGCCTCCGGGTGACCATGGTCGACTTTGTGCGGAACTGCCTTGATCCCGAGCTCCAGGAGGCCCTGACGACGCAGGCGCACGCGCTCACGTTCGTCAAGGCCGACCTCGAGCAGCCGCTCCCGGTCGTCGCCGAGTACGGCTTCTGCTCCGATGTCATGGAGCATATCCCGCCCGACCGCGTCGACCTCGTCCTCGATCACATCCTCAAGGCCGCGCAACACGTCTTTTTCTCCATCAGCACCGTCGAGGATAGTTGTGGCGCCCTCATCGGCGAGTCGCTCCATCTGACCGTGCAGCCGTTCGCCTGGTGGCTCCACAAGCTCGCGGAGCACGACTGCGTGATTCACTGGTCGCAGCGCGGGGAGACGTGGGCGCAGTTCTACGTCTCGGCCTGGAGTTCGGGGCGCGACATCGTCAAGACGGGCGTCCTGAACGTGGAGACCGAGCAGGCCCGGGCCAACGTGGCGGAGAACATCGCCCAGGGATGGCAGCAGGTCCATCCGCATCCGACGAATGATCTCGAGGTCATGATCGTCGGCGGCGGTCCCACGCTCGCGGCGTTCGAGGCCGAGATCATCCAGAAGCGGGCGGAGGGCGTAAAGCTGGTGACGCTCAATGGGGCGTATAACTGGGCGCTCGCGCACGGGCTGACGCCCTCCGCGCAAATCATCGTGGATGCGCGCCCGTTCAATGCGCGCTTCACGAAGCCGGTGGTCGACGATTGCCGCTACCTGATCGCGTCGCAGTGCGACCCGAGCGTGCTCAAGGGCCTGCCGTGGGAGCGGACCTACCTTTTCCACGCGATGTCGTCGCTGAGCGAGGACCTCCTGACCGCGCAGTACGGCCAGGAATGGCATGCGATCCCGGGCGGGTCGACCGTCCTGCTGCGGGCGATCCCGCTCCTGCGAATGCTCGGCTATCGCCGCTTTCACCTCTACGGCTGCGACTCCTGCCTCGAGGGGGACGTGCATCACGCCTATGCGCAGCCGGAGAACGACGCCAATCTCGTCATGCCGGTGACGACGAATCCCGGAGGGCGGATCTTCTACTGCCACGGCTGGATGATCTCCCAGGCGCAGGAGCTTCTCGACCTCATCCGGATGCTGGGTGATGTGATCGAGCTCGAGATTCACGGCGACGGCTTGCTCGCCTATCTGTTGCACACGGGGGCCGCCCTCGAGGAGGCGGTAGGGGAGTCCGAGGCAGCGCACGGCTAA
- a CDS encoding prepilin-type N-terminal cleavage/methylation domain-containing protein, whose translation MPHRKRYVPPEDLPLYCLTSGCTKLAKADALCAACLAALRAHATDPPPRPRRALKPRQGGFTLIELMIVVAVIGILAAIAIPLYANVQARARTAKAQADARTLVSAVSLYAAHMGTLPTGLEDLNTAAVNGLGQTAGPFMSSTPTAPAGWTPYAYTSSPTGVFTISSAGDSTTVALP comes from the coding sequence ATGCCCCATCGCAAGCGCTATGTGCCCCCGGAGGATCTCCCCCTCTACTGCTTGACGTCCGGTTGTACGAAGCTCGCAAAGGCCGACGCGCTCTGTGCCGCGTGTCTGGCCGCGCTGCGTGCCCATGCGACCGACCCGCCGCCGCGCCCGCGGCGCGCGCTCAAGCCCCGGCAAGGCGGGTTCACGCTCATCGAGCTGATGATCGTCGTCGCCGTCATCGGGATTCTCGCGGCGATCGCCATCCCGCTCTATGCGAACGTCCAGGCGCGGGCCCGGACGGCGAAGGCCCAGGCGGACGCGCGCACGCTCGTCTCCGCCGTCAGCCTCTATGCGGCGCATATGGGGACGCTCCCGACCGGGCTCGAGGATCTCAATACGGCCGCCGTCAATGGCCTCGGCCAGACGGCGGGGCCCTTCATGAGTTCGACGCCGACGGCCCCGGCTGGCTGGACGCCCTATGCCTATACGTCGTCGCCCACCGGGGTCTTCACGATCTCGAGTGCGGGCGACTCGACGACCGTCGCGCTGCCGTGA